A part of Kitasatospora acidiphila genomic DNA contains:
- a CDS encoding DivIVA domain-containing protein, with amino-acid sequence MPLTPEDVRNKQFTTVRLREGYDEDEVDAFLDEVEAELTRLLRENEDLRAKLAAATRAAAQNQANMRKEPPQDAQRPGAPVPAAISGPPVPGQQGPGQQQPQPQQQMGGQPLGLPSGAPQLPAGQGMPPQQGQMPGQGMPPQQQGMGTMGGQQQLVQQQGMPQQQGMGTMGGQQQLVQPMGGQMLQPMPSPMQQGGPMGGQMPQQMGQTMGGQQQLAPMGGPLGGGPLGGPMQQQGPGGDSAARVLALAQQTADQAISEARSEANKIVGEARSRAEGLERDARAKADALERDAQEKHRVAMGSLESARATLERKVEDLRAFEREYRTRLKSYLETQLRQLESQADDSLAPPRIPATASLPPAASSMASTGAPSFGGQSSFGGSSPSFGGSSPSFGGGNGQPSFGGGQPSGSGAPQMAPAGMTQPMAAVRPQPPQPMQPMQQAPAPMRGFLIDEDGDN; translated from the coding sequence ATGCCGTTGACCCCCGAGGACGTTCGGAACAAGCAGTTCACGACCGTCCGCTTGCGCGAAGGCTATGACGAGGACGAGGTCGATGCCTTCCTCGACGAGGTCGAAGCCGAGCTGACCCGCCTGCTGCGCGAGAACGAGGACCTGCGGGCCAAGCTCGCCGCCGCGACCCGGGCTGCCGCGCAGAACCAGGCGAACATGCGCAAGGAGCCTCCGCAGGACGCGCAGCGGCCCGGTGCCCCGGTGCCCGCCGCCATATCCGGTCCGCCGGTCCCTGGTCAGCAGGGTCCCGGCCAGCAGCAGCCCCAGCCTCAGCAGCAGATGGGCGGCCAGCCGCTGGGTCTGCCGTCCGGCGCTCCGCAGCTGCCGGCCGGTCAGGGCATGCCGCCGCAGCAGGGCCAGATGCCCGGCCAGGGCATGCCGCCCCAGCAGCAGGGCATGGGCACCATGGGCGGTCAGCAGCAGCTGGTGCAGCAGCAGGGCATGCCGCAGCAGCAGGGCATGGGCACCATGGGCGGCCAGCAGCAGCTGGTGCAGCCGATGGGCGGTCAGATGCTGCAGCCGATGCCGTCGCCGATGCAGCAGGGCGGCCCGATGGGTGGCCAGATGCCGCAGCAGATGGGCCAGACCATGGGCGGTCAGCAGCAGCTGGCGCCGATGGGCGGTCCGCTCGGTGGTGGCCCGCTCGGCGGCCCGATGCAGCAGCAGGGTCCCGGTGGCGACAGCGCCGCCCGGGTGCTGGCGCTCGCTCAGCAGACCGCCGACCAGGCGATCTCCGAGGCGCGCTCCGAGGCCAACAAGATCGTCGGCGAGGCCCGCAGCCGTGCCGAGGGCCTGGAGCGGGACGCCCGCGCCAAGGCCGACGCGCTGGAGCGGGACGCTCAGGAGAAGCACCGGGTCGCGATGGGCTCCCTGGAGTCCGCCCGCGCCACCCTGGAGCGCAAGGTCGAGGACCTGCGCGCCTTCGAGCGCGAGTACCGCACCCGCCTGAAGTCCTACCTGGAGACCCAGCTGCGCCAGCTGGAGTCGCAGGCGGACGACTCGCTGGCTCCGCCGCGGATCCCGGCCACCGCCTCGCTGCCGCCGGCGGCCTCCTCGATGGCCTCCACCGGTGCCCCGTCGTTCGGCGGTCAGTCCTCCTTCGGCGGCTCCAGCCCGTCGTTCGGTGGCAGCTCCCCGTCCTTCGGCGGCGGCAACGGCCAGCCGTCGTTCGGCGGCGGGCAGCCCTCGGGCAGCGGCGCGCCGCAGATGGCCCCGGCCGGCATGACCCAGCCGATGGCCGCGGTCCGTCCGCAGCCGCCCCAGCCGATGCAGCCCATGCAGCAGGCCCCGGCCCCGATGCGCGGCTTCCTCATCGACGAGGACGGCGACAACTAA
- a CDS encoding YggS family pyridoxal phosphate-dependent enzyme, with protein sequence MTEGQSAGVPAARLEQLRAGLATVERRIDAACAAAGRPRSEVTLVVVTKTYPASDTRLLASLGVRHVAENRDQDAAPKAADCADLPLIWHFVGQLQTNKARSVVRYAHHVHSVDRSRLVSALSEAVLKAERRELGCLVQVAFDGGTAQGRAGVPPEQVLEMADLIADTPGLRLDGVMTVAPLTGPLTGDPSAAFTRLAEISTAVRASHPAATMVSAGMSGDLEQAIAAGATHVRVGTAVLGARSPLG encoded by the coding sequence ATGACGGAAGGACAGTCGGCCGGGGTCCCGGCCGCGCGCCTTGAGCAGCTCCGCGCCGGCCTCGCCACGGTCGAACGGCGGATCGACGCCGCCTGCGCGGCGGCCGGCCGGCCCCGCTCCGAGGTGACCCTGGTGGTGGTCACCAAGACCTACCCCGCCTCGGACACCCGGCTGCTCGCCTCGCTGGGGGTGCGGCACGTCGCCGAGAACCGCGACCAGGACGCCGCGCCCAAGGCGGCCGACTGCGCCGACCTGCCGCTGATCTGGCACTTCGTCGGACAGTTGCAGACCAACAAGGCGCGCTCGGTGGTGCGCTACGCGCACCATGTTCACTCGGTCGACCGGTCCCGGCTGGTCAGCGCCCTCTCCGAGGCGGTGCTCAAGGCCGAACGCCGGGAGCTGGGCTGCCTGGTGCAGGTCGCCTTCGATGGCGGCACGGCCCAGGGCCGGGCCGGGGTGCCCCCGGAGCAGGTGCTGGAAATGGCCGATCTGATCGCCGACACGCCCGGTCTGCGGCTGGACGGTGTGATGACGGTCGCTCCGCTCACCGGTCCGCTGACCGGCGACCCGTCCGCCGCCTTTACGCGTCTGGCGGAAATCTCAACCGCCGTACGCGCGAGCCATCCGGCTGCCACGATGGTGTCGGCAGGGATGAGCGGCGACCTCGAGCAGGCGATTGCCGCCGGGGCGACACATGTACGCGTCGGTACGGCGGTGCTCGGTGCGAGGTCACCCCTCGGGTAA
- a CDS encoding RluA family pseudouridine synthase → MSTAAQTRSLPVPDGLEGERVDAALARMFGFSRTKAAELAADGKVRIDGSQAGKSDRVTAGAWLEVEIPAPAAPVQIVPEFVEGMRIVHDDQDIVLVDKPVGVAAHPSPGWTGPTVIGHLAAAGYRISTSGAAERQGIVHRLDVGTSGLMVVAKSERAYSDLKRQFHDRITDKRYHTLVQGHPDPLSGTVDAPIGRHPSSDWKWAVTRDGKPSVTHYDLIEAYRAASLLAVKLETGRTHQIRVHMQALRHPCVGDLTYGADPVLAKRLGITRQWLHAVSLGFEHPADGEWVEFSSPYPADLQHALDVIAGES, encoded by the coding sequence GTGAGTACCGCAGCGCAGACCCGCTCCCTCCCTGTTCCGGACGGCCTGGAGGGCGAGCGTGTCGACGCCGCCCTGGCCCGGATGTTCGGCTTCTCGCGGACCAAGGCCGCCGAGCTGGCCGCCGACGGCAAGGTCCGGATCGACGGATCGCAGGCCGGAAAGTCCGACCGGGTGACGGCCGGCGCCTGGCTGGAGGTCGAGATCCCGGCCCCCGCCGCCCCGGTGCAGATCGTCCCCGAGTTCGTCGAGGGCATGCGGATCGTCCATGACGACCAGGACATCGTGCTGGTCGACAAGCCGGTCGGGGTGGCCGCCCACCCCAGCCCGGGCTGGACCGGCCCGACCGTGATCGGCCACCTGGCCGCCGCCGGCTACCGGATCTCCACCTCCGGCGCCGCCGAGCGCCAGGGCATCGTGCACCGCCTCGACGTCGGCACCTCCGGCCTGATGGTGGTCGCCAAGTCCGAGCGCGCCTACAGCGACCTCAAGCGCCAGTTCCACGACCGGATCACCGACAAGCGCTACCACACCCTGGTCCAGGGCCACCCCGACCCGCTGAGCGGCACCGTGGACGCCCCGATCGGCCGGCACCCCAGCTCCGACTGGAAGTGGGCGGTCACCCGGGACGGCAAGCCATCGGTCACGCACTACGACCTGATCGAGGCCTACCGGGCCGCCTCGCTGCTCGCCGTCAAGCTGGAGACCGGCCGCACCCACCAGATCCGGGTGCACATGCAGGCCCTGCGCCACCCCTGCGTCGGCGACCTCACCTACGGCGCCGACCCGGTGCTGGCCAAGCGGCTGGGGATCACCCGCCAGTGGCTGCACGCGGTCTCGCTGGGCTTCGAGCACCCGGCGGACGGCGAGTGGGTGGAGTTCTCCAGCCCCTACCCGGCCGACCTGCAGCACGCCCTCGACGTGATCGCCGGGGAGAGCTGA
- a CDS encoding GNAT family N-acetyltransferase, which translates to MAAVIGTAGDQAALDAAFEVRRAVFVEEQGIPAELEYDELDATSVHLLARDAGGAPLGTARLISGEQALALTGIADRVLLGRLAVLAAARGTGLGAALVGAVEEAGRALGAKECELHAQVVAMGFYERLGYRAQGPVYDDAGIPHRTMVKTL; encoded by the coding sequence ATGGCTGCGGTGATCGGCACGGCCGGCGACCAGGCCGCGCTGGACGCCGCCTTCGAGGTGCGCCGGGCGGTCTTCGTCGAGGAGCAGGGCATCCCGGCGGAGCTGGAGTACGACGAGCTGGACGCCACCTCCGTGCACCTGCTGGCCCGCGACGCCGGCGGCGCGCCGCTCGGCACCGCCCGGCTGATCAGCGGCGAGCAGGCCCTGGCGCTCACCGGGATCGCCGACCGGGTGCTGCTCGGCCGGCTCGCCGTGCTGGCGGCGGCCCGCGGCACCGGGCTCGGCGCGGCGCTGGTTGGCGCCGTTGAGGAGGCCGGCCGGGCGCTCGGCGCCAAGGAGTGCGAGCTGCACGCCCAGGTGGTGGCGATGGGCTTCTACGAGCGGCTCGGCTATCGTGCCCAGGGCCCGGTCTACGACGACGCCGGGATCCCGCACCGCACCATGGTGAAGACGCTCTGA
- the ftsZ gene encoding cell division protein FtsZ yields MAAPQNYLAVIKVVGIGGGGVNAINRMIEVGLKGVEFIAINTDAQALLMSDADVKLDVGRELTRGLGAGANPEVGRKAAEDHREEIEEVLKGADMVFVTAGEGGGTGTGGAPVVANIARSLGALTIGVVTRPFTFEGRRRANQAEDGIASLREEVDTLIVIPNDRLLSISDRQVSVLDAFRSADQVLLSGVQGITDLITTPGLINLDFADVKSVMSDAGSALMGIGSARGEDRAKAAAVMAISSPLLEASIDGARGVLLSISGGSDLGLFEINESAQLVSEAAHPEANIIFGAVIDDALGDEVRVTVIAAGFDGGQPPAIVRDPVVKTTPAPPAERPTSRPYGGVGSVTGRSTEDSAPAPVKPEPPVVPPVPPQVQPTRLPYVESPAEELDVPDFLK; encoded by the coding sequence GTGGCAGCACCGCAGAACTACCTCGCAGTCATCAAGGTCGTCGGTATCGGCGGCGGCGGTGTCAACGCCATCAACCGGATGATCGAGGTCGGTCTGAAGGGCGTCGAGTTCATCGCGATCAACACCGACGCGCAGGCCCTGCTGATGAGCGACGCCGACGTCAAGCTCGACGTCGGCCGGGAGCTCACCCGCGGCCTCGGCGCCGGGGCCAACCCGGAGGTCGGCCGCAAGGCCGCCGAGGACCACCGCGAGGAGATCGAGGAGGTCCTCAAGGGGGCCGACATGGTCTTCGTCACGGCCGGCGAGGGCGGCGGCACCGGCACCGGCGGCGCGCCGGTGGTGGCCAACATCGCCCGCTCGCTCGGCGCGCTGACCATCGGCGTGGTCACCCGCCCGTTCACCTTCGAGGGCCGCCGCCGGGCCAACCAGGCCGAGGACGGCATCGCCTCGCTGCGCGAGGAGGTGGACACCCTGATCGTCATCCCGAACGACCGGCTGCTCTCCATCTCCGACCGCCAGGTCAGCGTGCTGGACGCGTTCCGCTCGGCTGACCAGGTGCTGCTCTCCGGCGTCCAGGGCATCACCGACCTGATCACCACTCCGGGTCTGATCAACCTGGACTTCGCCGACGTCAAGTCGGTCATGTCGGACGCGGGCTCGGCGCTGATGGGGATCGGCTCGGCGCGCGGCGAGGACCGCGCCAAGGCGGCCGCCGTGATGGCGATCTCCTCCCCGCTGCTGGAGGCCTCGATCGACGGCGCCCGCGGCGTGCTGCTCTCCATCTCCGGCGGCTCCGACCTCGGCCTGTTCGAGATCAACGAGTCGGCGCAGCTGGTCAGCGAGGCGGCGCACCCCGAGGCCAACATCATCTTCGGTGCGGTGATCGACGACGCGCTGGGCGACGAGGTCCGGGTCACCGTGATCGCGGCCGGCTTCGACGGCGGCCAGCCGCCGGCCATCGTGCGCGACCCGGTGGTGAAGACCACCCCGGCCCCGCCCGCCGAGCGTCCGACCAGCCGACCCTACGGCGGCGTCGGCTCGGTGACGGGTCGTTCGACCGAGGACAGCGCCCCGGCCCCGGTCAAGCCGGAGCCCCCGGTGGTCCCACCGGTGCCGCCGCAGGTGCAGCCGACCCGGCTGCCCTACGTGGAGAGCCCGGCCGAGGAGCTCGACGTGCCGGACTTCTTGAAGTAG
- the ileS gene encoding isoleucine--tRNA ligase, whose product MTSYNPVPAQVDLPALEHGILSFWRDQKVFQRSLEQSEGRPEWVFYEGPPTANGMPGAHHIEARVFKDVFPRYRTMKGYHVARKAGWDCHGLPVELAVEKELGFSGKPDIEKYGIAEFNAKCRESVTRHTDEFTKLTERMGYWVDLDEAYRTMDPSYIQSVWWSLKQIFDKGLLVQDHRVAPWCPRCGTGLSDHELAQGYETVVDPSVFVKFPLTSGPLAGQASLLVWTTTPWTLVSNTAAAVHPEVTYVVATDGTERLVVAEPLVGKALGEGWEPTGESFTGAEMERWAYQRPFDLVEIEDAHFVLNADYVTTEDGTGIVHQAPAFGADDLATCRKYGLPVVNPVEADGTFAAEVPLVGGQFFKKADEALVADLKARDLLFRHLPYEHSYPHCWRCHTALLYYAQPSWYIRTTAVKDAMIRENEATNWYPETVKHGRFGDWLNNNIDWALSRNRYWGTPLPIWRCEEGHLTCVGSLAELGELTGTDQSDLDPHRPFIDAVTFACRECSGTAVRVPEVIDAWYDSGSMPFAQYGYPHQNKELFESRYPAQFISEAIDQTRGWFYTLMAVGTLVFDKSSYENVVCLGHILAEDGRKMSKHLGNTLEPIPLMDQHGADAVRWFMAAGGSPWSARRVGHGTIQEVVRKTLLTFWNTVAFQALYARTAGWAPSATDPAPADRPQLDRWVLSELNQLVKDVDVALADYDTQRAGKLLSGFVDDLSNWYVRRGRRRFWQGDAAALATLHEALETVTRLMAPLTPFITERVWQDLVVPVTPDAPASVHLSSWPEADQELIDADLSRHMALVRRLVELGRATRAESGVKTRQPLSRALIAAQGWDELPADLRAQIAEELNVSVLESLTEVGGSLVDTTAKANFRALGKRFGKGVQEVAKAVAAADAAVLAAELRASGETSVQLDGETISLSPDEVIITETPREGWAVANESGATVALDLAITPELKRLGIARDAIRQIQEARKNSGLDVADRIVLRWQSAAEETVAAITEHGPLVAEEVLAVDFADGAADWESDTFADEGLELTFQLRKA is encoded by the coding sequence GTGACCAGCTACAACCCCGTCCCCGCCCAGGTCGACCTGCCCGCACTCGAGCACGGCATCCTCAGCTTCTGGCGCGACCAGAAGGTCTTCCAGCGCAGCCTGGAGCAGTCCGAGGGCCGCCCCGAGTGGGTCTTCTACGAGGGCCCGCCGACCGCCAACGGCATGCCGGGCGCCCATCACATCGAGGCCCGCGTCTTCAAGGACGTGTTCCCGCGCTACCGGACCATGAAGGGCTACCACGTGGCCCGCAAGGCCGGCTGGGACTGCCACGGCCTGCCGGTCGAGCTGGCAGTGGAGAAGGAGCTGGGCTTCTCCGGCAAGCCGGACATCGAGAAGTACGGCATCGCCGAGTTCAACGCCAAGTGCCGCGAGTCGGTGACCCGGCACACCGACGAGTTCACCAAGCTCACCGAGCGGATGGGCTACTGGGTCGACCTCGACGAGGCGTACCGGACCATGGACCCGTCCTACATCCAGTCGGTCTGGTGGTCGCTCAAGCAGATCTTCGACAAGGGCCTGCTGGTCCAGGACCACCGCGTGGCGCCCTGGTGCCCGCGCTGCGGCACCGGCCTGTCCGACCACGAGCTGGCCCAGGGCTACGAGACCGTGGTCGACCCCTCGGTCTTCGTGAAGTTCCCGCTGACCAGCGGCCCGCTGGCCGGCCAGGCGTCGCTGCTGGTGTGGACCACCACCCCGTGGACCCTGGTCTCCAACACCGCCGCCGCCGTGCACCCCGAGGTGACCTACGTGGTCGCCACCGACGGCACCGAGCGCCTGGTGGTCGCCGAGCCGCTGGTGGGCAAGGCGCTGGGCGAGGGCTGGGAGCCCACCGGCGAGTCGTTCACCGGCGCCGAGATGGAGCGCTGGGCCTACCAGCGGCCGTTCGACCTCGTAGAGATCGAGGACGCCCACTTCGTCCTCAACGCCGACTACGTGACCACCGAGGACGGCACCGGCATCGTCCACCAGGCCCCGGCCTTCGGTGCCGACGACCTCGCGACCTGCCGCAAGTACGGCCTGCCGGTGGTCAACCCGGTCGAGGCCGACGGCACCTTCGCCGCCGAGGTGCCGCTGGTCGGCGGGCAGTTCTTCAAGAAGGCCGACGAGGCACTGGTCGCCGACCTCAAGGCCCGCGACCTGCTGTTCCGCCACCTCCCGTACGAGCACAGCTACCCGCACTGCTGGCGCTGCCACACCGCGCTGCTCTACTACGCGCAGCCGTCCTGGTACATCCGGACCACCGCCGTCAAGGACGCGATGATCCGCGAGAACGAGGCCACCAACTGGTACCCGGAGACGGTCAAGCACGGCCGCTTCGGCGACTGGCTCAACAACAACATCGACTGGGCGCTCTCCCGCAACCGCTACTGGGGCACCCCGCTGCCGATCTGGCGCTGCGAGGAGGGCCACCTCACCTGCGTCGGCTCGCTTGCCGAGCTGGGCGAGCTGACCGGCACCGACCAGAGCGACCTCGACCCGCACCGCCCGTTCATCGACGCGGTCACCTTCGCCTGCCGTGAGTGCTCCGGCACCGCCGTCCGGGTGCCCGAGGTGATCGACGCCTGGTACGACTCGGGCTCGATGCCGTTCGCGCAGTACGGCTACCCGCACCAGAACAAGGAGCTGTTCGAAAGCCGTTATCCGGCCCAGTTCATCTCCGAGGCGATCGACCAGACCCGTGGCTGGTTCTACACCCTGATGGCGGTCGGCACCCTGGTGTTCGACAAGTCGTCCTACGAGAACGTGGTCTGCCTGGGCCACATCCTCGCCGAGGACGGCCGCAAGATGTCCAAGCACCTGGGCAACACCCTGGAGCCGATCCCGCTGATGGACCAGCACGGCGCCGACGCGGTGCGCTGGTTCATGGCGGCCGGCGGCTCGCCCTGGTCGGCCCGCCGGGTCGGCCACGGCACCATCCAGGAGGTGGTCCGCAAGACGCTGCTGACCTTCTGGAACACCGTCGCCTTCCAGGCGCTGTACGCGCGGACCGCCGGCTGGGCGCCGAGCGCGACCGACCCCGCCCCGGCCGACCGCCCGCAGCTGGACCGCTGGGTGCTCTCCGAGCTGAACCAGCTGGTCAAGGACGTCGACGTGGCGCTGGCCGACTACGACACCCAGCGGGCCGGCAAGCTGCTCTCCGGTTTCGTCGACGACCTGTCCAACTGGTACGTCCGCCGCGGCCGCCGCCGCTTCTGGCAGGGCGACGCCGCCGCGCTCGCCACCCTGCACGAGGCCCTGGAGACGGTCACCCGGCTGATGGCGCCGCTCACGCCGTTCATCACCGAGCGGGTCTGGCAGGACCTGGTGGTGCCGGTCACCCCGGACGCCCCGGCCTCGGTGCACCTGTCCAGCTGGCCGGAGGCGGACCAGGAGCTGATCGACGCGGACCTCTCCCGGCACATGGCGCTGGTCCGCCGCCTGGTCGAGCTCGGCCGGGCGACCCGCGCCGAGTCCGGCGTGAAGACCCGTCAGCCGCTGTCCCGCGCGCTGATCGCCGCCCAGGGCTGGGACGAGCTGCCGGCCGACCTGCGGGCGCAGATCGCCGAGGAGCTCAACGTCTCGGTGCTGGAGTCGCTCACCGAGGTCGGCGGGTCGCTGGTCGACACCACCGCCAAGGCCAACTTCCGGGCGCTGGGCAAGCGGTTCGGCAAGGGCGTGCAGGAGGTGGCGAAGGCGGTGGCCGCTGCGGACGCCGCCGTGCTGGCCGCCGAGCTGCGCGCCTCGGGCGAGACCTCGGTCCAGCTCGACGGTGAGACGATCAGCCTCTCCCCCGATGAGGTGATCATCACCGAGACCCCGCGCGAGGGTTGGGCGGTCGCCAACGAGTCCGGCGCCACCGTCGCCCTCGACCTGGCGATCACCCCTGAGCTCAAGCGCCTCGGCATCGCCCGCGACGCGATCCGGCAGATCCAGGAGGCCCGCAAGAACTCCGGCCTCGACGTCGCCGACCGGATCGTGCTGCGCTGGCAGTCCGCGGCCGAGGAGACGGTCGCCGCCATCACCGAGCACGGCCCGCTGGTCGCCGAGGAGGTGCTGGCCGTGGACTTCGCCGACGGCGCCGCCGACTGGGAGTCGGACACCTTCGCGGACGAGGGTCTGGAACTGACCTTCCAGCTGCGCAAGGCGTAA
- a CDS encoding cell division protein FtsQ/DivIB: MADRLVGERRARAAEADEDPDEPVRVPLRLSRRGIVVLSSLGALVLAVIGWVIFFSSALDVRTVAIQGLQNDQLTVDEVRQAVGPLQHGPLARVDLDAVQHRVQAIPRVARAEVWRGWPHTLRIKVIERQPVAAVKGADGKFTQMDASGVSFATADTPPAGVPVVQLQLSQPAQDAAAVLPQAALVQGAVKVAAGLPAEVAKQGPSLLVRSYDDIEIGLPSGVTIRWGSPEQVDRKAVVLRALLKQSAKVYDVTAPDAPAISS; this comes from the coding sequence GTGGCTGACCGGCTGGTCGGCGAACGGCGGGCCCGGGCCGCCGAGGCGGACGAGGACCCGGACGAGCCGGTCCGGGTCCCGCTGCGGCTCTCCCGGCGCGGCATCGTGGTGCTCAGCTCGCTGGGCGCCCTGGTGCTGGCCGTGATCGGCTGGGTGATCTTCTTCTCCTCGGCGCTGGACGTGCGCACGGTCGCCATCCAGGGTCTGCAGAACGACCAGCTGACGGTGGATGAGGTGCGCCAGGCCGTGGGGCCGCTGCAGCACGGTCCGCTCGCCCGGGTCGACCTGGACGCGGTACAGCACCGCGTCCAGGCCATCCCCAGGGTGGCCCGGGCCGAGGTCTGGCGCGGCTGGCCGCACACCCTGCGGATCAAGGTGATCGAGCGTCAACCAGTGGCAGCCGTCAAGGGTGCTGACGGTAAGTTCACCCAAATGGATGCATCCGGGGTGAGTTTCGCCACCGCGGACACACCACCGGCGGGGGTTCCGGTGGTCCAGCTGCAGCTCAGTCAGCCCGCTCAGGACGCCGCCGCGGTGCTGCCGCAGGCCGCGCTGGTGCAGGGCGCGGTCAAGGTCGCGGCCGGTCTGCCGGCCGAAGTGGCCAAGCAGGGACCGTCATTGCTGGTCCGTTCGTATGACGACATCGAGATCGGACTGCCGAGCGGGGTGACGATCCGTTGGGGGAGTCCCGAGCAGGTCGACCGCAAGGCGGTCGTGCTGCGGGCACTGCTGAAGCAGTCCGCCAAGGTCTATGACGTGACCGCTCCTGATGCCCCGGCGATCTCGAGTTGA
- the lspA gene encoding signal peptidase II — MVRRRRLTLLFSVALLAYLLDLGSKLLVVAKLEGHSPIQVIGDVVTLQVIRNAGAAFGMGQTMTVVFTVIAAAVIVVIWRISRRLYSLPWAIALGLLLGGALGNLTDRIFRSPATFRGHVVDFISVQHFAVFNLADSAIVCGGILVVLLSFRGSNPDGSTHRTAAPAAEQAKEAKGSEAPAEPAKDDQAN; from the coding sequence ATGGTGCGCCGCCGCCGGCTCACCCTGCTCTTCTCGGTGGCGCTGCTCGCCTACCTGCTCGACCTGGGCAGCAAGCTGCTGGTCGTCGCCAAGCTGGAGGGCCACTCGCCGATCCAGGTGATCGGCGACGTGGTCACCCTCCAGGTGATCCGCAACGCCGGTGCGGCCTTCGGCATGGGCCAGACCATGACGGTGGTCTTCACGGTGATCGCCGCCGCGGTGATCGTGGTGATCTGGCGGATCTCCCGCCGGCTCTACAGCCTGCCCTGGGCGATCGCGCTCGGCCTGCTGCTCGGCGGCGCGCTGGGCAACCTGACCGACCGGATCTTCCGGTCCCCGGCCACCTTCCGCGGCCATGTCGTCGACTTCATCTCGGTGCAGCACTTCGCGGTCTTCAACCTGGCCGATTCGGCCATCGTCTGCGGCGGCATCCTGGTGGTGCTGCTCTCGTTCCGCGGCAGCAACCCCGATGGCAGCACCCACCGCACCGCCGCTCCGGCGGCCGAGCAGGCCAAGGAGGCCAAGGGCTCCGAGGCCCCGGCCGAGCCGGCCAAGGACGACCAGGCCAACTGA
- a CDS encoding cell division protein SepF: protein MAGAMRKMAVYLGLVEDETYDGQGYDPDDDYDTDPEPIRTGRTEDIPRPAAPAAAPTAQVASIAPQPQPVAAAVPIRQEQPRMAPVSSITPERRQNLEKSAPVIMPKVVNERESYRITTLHPRTYNEARTIGEQFRGGTPVIMNLTEMDDTDAKRLVDFAAGLVFGLHGSIERVTQKVFLLSPANVDVTAEDKARIAEGGFFNQS, encoded by the coding sequence ATGGCCGGCGCAATGCGCAAGATGGCGGTCTACCTCGGCCTCGTGGAGGACGAGACGTACGACGGCCAGGGTTACGACCCGGACGACGACTACGACACGGACCCCGAGCCGATCCGGACCGGACGGACCGAGGACATCCCGCGCCCGGCGGCGCCCGCCGCCGCCCCCACGGCGCAGGTTGCCTCGATCGCGCCCCAACCCCAGCCGGTGGCGGCCGCCGTGCCGATCCGGCAGGAGCAGCCCCGGATGGCCCCCGTGTCGTCCATCACACCCGAACGCCGCCAGAATCTGGAGAAGAGTGCCCCGGTGATCATGCCCAAGGTCGTCAACGAGCGGGAGTCGTACCGCATCACCACGCTGCACCCGAGGACCTACAACGAGGCCCGTACCATCGGGGAACAGTTCCGTGGCGGTACCCCGGTGATCATGAATCTGACCGAGATGGACGACACCGACGCGAAGCGGCTCGTAGACTTCGCGGCTGGACTCGTCTTCGGTCTGCACGGCAGCATTGAGCGCGTGACTCAGAAGGTGTTCCTGCTGTCTCCTGCTAACGTCGATGTCACGGCGGAGGACAAGGCTCGGATCGCCGAGGGTGGGTTCTTCAACCAGAGCTGA
- a CDS encoding TraR/DksA family transcriptional regulator, with translation MTTTTRRKTSTTTGRTAASRNHVPSGSGARAATRLTAESVDPAELPVRPGEDPWTAAEVAEVHEELNDDVRRLKAEIEAAEAALTGLMRDSNDGAGDDQVDAGTKNINRESELSLANNARDMLDQSERALARLEGGEFGSCESCGQPIGKARLQAFPRATLCVSCKAKQERR, from the coding sequence GTGACCACGACGACACGGCGGAAGACCAGCACCACCACCGGCCGGACGGCCGCCAGTCGCAACCACGTCCCCTCGGGCAGCGGTGCCCGGGCGGCCACCCGGCTCACCGCCGAGTCGGTCGACCCGGCCGAGCTGCCGGTCCGCCCGGGTGAGGACCCGTGGACCGCGGCCGAGGTCGCCGAGGTGCACGAGGAGCTCAACGACGACGTGCGGCGCCTCAAGGCCGAGATCGAGGCCGCCGAGGCGGCGCTCACCGGCCTGATGCGCGACTCCAACGACGGCGCGGGCGACGACCAGGTCGACGCCGGCACCAAGAACATCAACCGGGAGAGCGAGCTGTCACTGGCCAACAACGCCCGCGACATGCTCGACCAGAGCGAGCGCGCGCTGGCCCGGCTGGAGGGCGGCGAGTTCGGCTCCTGCGAGTCGTGCGGGCAGCCGATCGGCAAGGCCCGGCTGCAGGCCTTCCCACGGGCCACCCTCTGCGTCAGCTGCAAGGCCAAGCAGGAACGCCGCTGA
- a CDS encoding YggT family protein: MGIVGAVLYYALTVFLVILLFRLVMDWVFQFARSWRPGKAMVVLLEATYTVTDPPLKLLRRFIPPLRLGGVALDLSFFVLMIIVYALISLVQRLPW; this comes from the coding sequence ATGGGGATCGTGGGGGCAGTGCTCTACTACGCACTGACCGTCTTCCTGGTGATTCTGCTGTTCCGCCTGGTCATGGACTGGGTCTTCCAGTTCGCCCGCTCTTGGCGACCGGGCAAGGCCATGGTGGTGCTGTTGGAGGCCACGTACACTGTCACGGATCCGCCACTCAAGCTTCTTCGGCGGTTTATCCCGCCGTTGCGTCTCGGGGGCGTGGCGCTCGACCTGTCCTTCTTCGTACTGATGATCATTGTGTATGCCCTGATCTCGCTCGTGCAGCGTCTGCCGTGGTGA